A region from the Diorhabda sublineata isolate icDioSubl1.1 chromosome X, icDioSubl1.1, whole genome shotgun sequence genome encodes:
- the LOC130450989 gene encoding fibulin-1 — protein sequence MSTNFFILFFGVICVSVQVTGLSVKDRKHCCDLGTNFATSGNDCKIFKPEWAGPGLRTEKSCLSTVDLCCNKQIRKRECQLGTTDAVNGVSCSYIDGDRKDCCEACQAGIDAARAKERCGGLGLGDPYDEAFNSCCEDYAKVKSTTITTTTTTTTLKSLIDKSLDFENEPIENICDSDVCAQMCEVVGNSFKCDCYKGYVLMEDGISCRPEKRVLKKGGRCEINNPCDHDCTDTGTAIKCSCREGYQLAQDSRTCQDIDECSLNLHDCTETETCINEVGTYICYDDPEFENETIDFENKCPTGYKFNFEKGVCDDIDECQFALICVPPKVCKNTIGSFICEDNSPQCPPGFHYKAAILDCADIDECITGDHDCNKESQICLNTKGNYTCIDKASKHTCPPGFKKNAVTQFCEDIDECEEEENLCAQNEVCVNELGGHTCEPKNVTGLIQTPKSVTPSTTTSTTKTILRSTTTKVVCPKGYTFIEETGVCSDINECQVGVHGCTIAERCDNTIGSYHCTRIFGCGTGYTFNSANGLCEDDDECYLGTHNCRELGPNFKCRNTMGSYRCEPTRPVYNAPSVTERVKPQNSPREPGSVQNIPKYPENNERTPVEEPPFISSKYYTVQTTPIVSTTTTTTERQQFVNHQDPGIVSGTILPIGNPVLSGTNVSGTILPIGKSTTEKTTTQKPNPTPSVPSVPTIRIVTPEGTLPYYSPKSTTPSTTVNYYPYRFPSVNPYYSVINGQLKKCLPGYRMNNRGQCEDIDECLSNPCSRFEKCVNYKGRFECIPPIQCKIGYELSESGDQCVDVNECSRGIHKCSSTQICKNYNGYYTCECPPGHHLDKLTNQCEDIDECRIYRPCRTSSSNCVNLRGSFRCDCKPGFQRRSINECSDIDECAQTGLCEHNCVNIWGSYRCSCNQGFTLNRDNRTCTDIDECERFKDKRLCIGTCKNVPGSYRCECPPGYNLGSDGRVCIDIDECQQNVCLSDEVCLNTRGGYKCYRINCPPNYVKDTEHKSRCKRLPSFCDPRDYQCLLLPEQYTYQYITLVSNLPLTHGQINLFRINGPEWHSSRAEFTLKLLDVVCPYGIEKVNENYFRKSNIQFNSMALDLVKPIQGPQEIKLQIEMHLYQSNIIIGNAVVYIIIVVSEFPF from the exons ATgtctacaaacttttttattttattttttggtgtgATTTGTGTTAGTGTTCAAGTCACAG GTTTATCAGTGAAGGATAGAAAACACTGCTGTGATTTGGGTACCAATTTTGCTACGTCGGGCAatgattgtaaaattttcaaacctGAATGGGCAGGACCTGGATTAAGAACTGAAAAATCATGTTTGAGTACAGTAGATTTGTGTTGCAATAAACAGATTAG aaaacgtGAATGTCAATTGGGAACGACAGATGCAGTGAATGGCGTATCATGTTCATACATTGATGGTGACAGAAAG GATTGTTGTGAAGCTTGTCAAGCAGGTATAGATGCAGCTAGAGCTAAAGAACGTTGTGGTGGCTTAGGATTAGGTGATCCGTACGATGAAGCTTTTAATAGTTGTTGCGAAGATTATGCTAAAGTTAAGTCTACAACGATTACCACCACCACAACAACAACTACTCTAAAGTCTTTAATAGATAAATCACTGGATTTTGAAAACGAAC cTATTGAAAACATATGCGATTCAGATGTTTGCGCTCAAATGTGTGAAGTGGTTGGTAATTCCTTTAAATGTGATTGTTACAAAGGGTACGTCCTAATGGAAGATGGTATATCTTGTAGACCAGAAAAGCGAGTGTTAAAGAAAGGAGGAAG GTGTGAAATAAACAACCCTTGTGATCATGATTGCACAGATACAGGTACTGCTATCAAATGCTCTTGCCGTGAAGGATATCAACTGGCGCAAGACAGCAGAACATGTCAag ATATTGATGAATGTAGTTTAAACCTTCATGACTGTACTGAGACAGAAACTTGCATAAATGAAGTAGGAACTTATATATGTTACGATGACCctgaatttgaaaatgaaaccattgattttgaaaataaatgtccAACTggatataaattcaattttgaaaaaggcGTTTGCGACG ATATTGATGAATGCCAATTCGCGTTGATATGTGTTCCTCCTAAAGTTTGCAAAAACACAATTGGATCATTCATATGTGAAGACAATAGTCCTCAATGCCCACCGGGATTTCATTACAAAGCAGCTATACTAGATTGTGCAG ACATTGACGAATGTATAACGGGCGACCATGATTGTAACAAAGAATCGCAGATTTGTTTAAACACAAAGGGCAACTACACGTGTATAGATAAAGCTTCCAAACATACATGTCCACCTGGTTTCAAAAAAAACGCTGTCACTCAATTCTGCGAAGATATCGACGAgtgtgaagaagaagaaaatctttGTGCTCAAAATGAAGTATGCGTGAATGAACTAGGTGGCCACACATGCGAGCCCAAGAATGTAACAGGTCTGATACAAACACCCAAATCAGTAACACCATCAACCACAACATCAACAACGAAAACAATTCTCAGATCTACCACTACGAAAGTAGTATGTCCTAAAGGTTACACTTTTATAGAAGAGACCGGCGTTTGTTCTG ATATTAATGAATGCCAAGTAGGAGTACATGGTTGTACAATTGCTGAGAGATGCGATAACACAATTGGGTCTTACCATTGTACCCGTATATTTGGTTGTGGAACAGGGTACACGTTCAACTCTGCAAATGGCTTATGTGAAGATGACGATGAATGTTACTTGGGAACTCACAACTGTAGAGAACTTGGACCGAATTTCAAATGTAGAAATACAATGGGATCTTACCGTTGTGAACCAACGAGACCTGTTTATAACGCCCCATCGGTTACAGAAAGAGTTAAACCACAAAATTCGCCAAGAGAACCAGGGTCtgttcaaaatattccaaaatatccTGAAAATAACGAACGTACTCCTGTTGAAGAACCACCATTTATATCATCTAAATATTATACTGTGCAAACAACCCCTATAGTTTCCACAACTACTACAACTACTGAACGACAACAATTTGTCAATCATCAAGATCCTGGAATCGTGTCTGGAACCATCCTACCTATTGGTAATCCCGTTTTAAGCGGAACCAATGTGTCAGGTACCATACTTCCTATTGGAAAGTCTACAACCGAAAAGACCACGACACAAAAACCCAATCCTACCCCAAGTGTACCTTCTGTTCCAACGATTAGAATTGTAACACCAGAAGGAACATTGCCATACTATTCACCAAAGAGTACAACACCTTCCACTACTGTGAATTATTATCCCTACAGGTTTCCGTCTGTAAATCCTTACTATTCAGTTATTAATGGGCAGCTTAAAAAATGCCTACCAGGTTATAGAATGAATAATCGTGGACAATGTGAAG ATATTGACGAATGCCTGAGCAATCCTTGTAGTCGATTTGAAAAATGCGTAAACTACAAAGGCCGATTCGAATGTATACCGCCAATCCAATGTAAAATCGGATACGAACTAAGCGAATCCGGAGACCAGTGCGTAG ATGTTAATGAATGTTCAAGAGGTATCCACAAATGCTCCTCTACACAAATATGCAAAAACTATAATGGATACTACACTTGTGAATGTCCACCTGGTCATCATTTGGACAAGTTAACCAATCAATGCGAAGATATTGATGAATGCAGAATTTACCGG CCTTGTCGAACATCATCTTCAAATTGTGTGAACTTACGAGGATCGTTCAGATGTGATTGTAAACCTGGATTTCAGAGAAGGTCTATTAACGAATGCAGCGACATAGATGAATGTGCTCAAACTGGTCTGTGCGAACATAATTGTGTCAATATTTGGGGATCATATAGATGTAGTTGTAATCAAGGATTCACATTAAATAGAGATAACAG aACATGTACTGATATAGATGAATGTGAAAGATTTAAGGACAAGAGACTGTGCATTGGCACTTGTAAAAATGTCCCTGGCAGTTACAGATGCGAGTGTCCGCCTGGTTACAATTTAGGAAGTGATGGAAGAGTTTGTAtag ATATAGACGAATGCCAACAAAACGTATGTCTATCAGATGAGGTGTGCTTAAATACTAGAGGAGGATACAAATGCTACAGGATTAATTGTCCTCCAAATTATGTAAAAGATACGGAACACAAATC tcgcTGTAAACGTCTTCCGTCTTTCTGCGATCCAAGGGATTACCAATGTCTCCTTTTACCAGAACAATATACTTACCAATACATAACTTTGGTTTCAAACCTACCGTTAACTCACGGACAAATCAACCTGTTTAGAATAAATGGTCCTGAATGGCATTCTTCCAGAGCAGAATTTACATTAAAACTTCTAGATGTTGTTTGTCCATACGGTATCGAAAAAGTTAATGAGAATTACTTTAGGAAGTCAAACATACAATTTAACAGTATGGCATTAGATTTGGTTAAACCTATACAGGGCCCTCAagaaataaaactacaaattgAGATGCACTTGTACcaatcaaatattataataggAAACGCTGTTGTTTATATCATCATTGTGGTATCCGAATTTcccttttaa